From the Micromonospora echinospora genome, the window CGCGCCGGGTGGTCAACCTCGTCCGCGGCCTGCCCGCGAAGGAGGCGCTCACGGTGCTGCAGTTCGCGCCGCAGGCTGCGAGCGAGCAGGTGTACAAGGTGCTCGCGAGCGCGATCGCCAACGCGGAGAACAACGAGCGGCTGGACCCCGACGCGCTGCTCGTCAGCGAGGCGTTCGTCGACGAGGGCCCGACCATGAAGCGGTTCCGGCCGCGGGCGCAGGGCCGGGCGTACCGGATCCGCAAGCGCACGTGCCACATCACGGTGGCGGTCGAGGCGGTCGCGCCGGCCGCGCCGAAGAAGTCTTCGGCGAAGAAGGCGGCCCCGGCGAAGCAGGCCGAGCCGGCTGAGACGCAGAGCAAGACGGAGGGCGCCGAGTAATGGGTCAGAAGGTTCACCCGCACGGGTTCCGGCTCGGCATCTCGACCGACTGGAAGTCCCGCTGGTTCGCGGACAAGCTCTACAAGGACTACATCGGCGAGGACGTCAAGATCCGCCGCATGATGTCCAAGGGGCTGGAGCGGGCCGGCATCTCCAAGGTCGACATCGAGCGCACCCGCGACCGGGTCCGGGTCGACATCCACACCGCCCGTCCGGGCATCGTCATCGGCCGTAAGGGCGCCGAGGCCGACCGGATCCGGGGGGAGCTGGAGAAGCTCACCGGCAAGCAGGTGCAGCTCAACATCATCGAGGTGAAGAGCCCCGAGTCGGACGCGCAGCTCGTCGCGCAGGGCGTGGCCGAGCAGCTCTCCAGCCGGGTCAGCTTCCGTCGGGCGATGCGTAAGGCCATGCAGTCCGCGATGAAGAACCCGGTCTGCAAGGGCATCCGGGTCCAGGTCTCGGGCCGGCTCGGCGGCGCCGAGATGAGCCGGACCGAGTTCTACCGCGAGGGCCGGGTTCCGCTGCACACGCTGCGGGCCAACATCGAGTACGGCTTCTTCGAGGCCCGTACCACCTTCGGCCGGATCGGCGTGAAGGTCTGGATCTACAAGGGCGACGCGGTTCCGGGCCGGGAGGCCCCGGCCGAGGCCCCGTCCCGCCCGCGTCGTGAGCGTGGCGACCGTCCCGACCGTCCGCGCCGTGGTCGCTCCGGTTCCGCCGGCACGACCTCCGGTGGCACCGAGGCCGGCCGGGCCGCCGCGACCACCGTCGCGCAGCAGGCCGAGACGCCGAGTGGCGAGCAGGTGGATGCTTCCGCCGTCGCCGCCGCGGCAGAAACGCAGCAGGAGGGCTGACAGATGCTGATGCCGCGCAAGCCCCCGAAGGGCTTCCGCAAGCCGCACC encodes:
- the rplV gene encoding 50S ribosomal protein L22, whose translation is MPGKGDAPVLPGARAIARHVRISPMKARRVVNLVRGLPAKEALTVLQFAPQAASEQVYKVLASAIANAENNERLDPDALLVSEAFVDEGPTMKRFRPRAQGRAYRIRKRTCHITVAVEAVAPAAPKKSSAKKAAPAKQAEPAETQSKTEGAE
- the rpsC gene encoding 30S ribosomal protein S3, which encodes MGQKVHPHGFRLGISTDWKSRWFADKLYKDYIGEDVKIRRMMSKGLERAGISKVDIERTRDRVRVDIHTARPGIVIGRKGAEADRIRGELEKLTGKQVQLNIIEVKSPESDAQLVAQGVAEQLSSRVSFRRAMRKAMQSAMKNPVCKGIRVQVSGRLGGAEMSRTEFYREGRVPLHTLRANIEYGFFEARTTFGRIGVKVWIYKGDAVPGREAPAEAPSRPRRERGDRPDRPRRGRSGSAGTTSGGTEAGRAAATTVAQQAETPSGEQVDASAVAAAAETQQEG